From a region of the uncultured Draconibacterium sp. genome:
- a CDS encoding LuxR C-terminal-related transcriptional regulator: MRNDKFILLNINSDVIYGQLFNILQKSNYRIERAKNIQSVIQKTIELSPDLIICSHDFVEYDAFQTYNLLKRTTFDCAIPYVVYIENYESEDIRLGLDLGIDNFIFAPPNENRIIAKLKLLFDKIDKHKAFEKSSFDKLFVSSLVGMIVCDSGKIERANQAFFKLLPFCDEDSFSSINEILNFNNAHEKEKQFARCLNGLTNECVIKDVSLKGTSELQVNLFVSNISNLVKNRTLIQFEIKSNTSTMTNNGYCKEFDEASKPSMDSVLTAREFDVLKISGKGVPVKLIAAELGISQRTVEKHRSNIMRKTDSVNIIEAIDKVYGIY, translated from the coding sequence ATGCGAAATGATAAGTTTATTCTGCTTAATATAAATTCTGATGTAATTTATGGGCAGTTGTTCAATATTCTGCAAAAGAGTAATTATCGGATAGAACGTGCAAAGAATATTCAATCGGTTATTCAAAAGACAATTGAGTTATCACCTGATCTTATTATTTGTAGTCATGATTTTGTCGAATATGATGCTTTTCAAACATATAATTTATTAAAGAGAACAACATTCGATTGTGCTATACCTTATGTCGTTTACATTGAAAATTATGAATCAGAAGACATAAGACTGGGGCTTGATCTGGGGATTGACAATTTCATTTTTGCTCCTCCAAACGAGAACCGGATAATAGCAAAATTGAAGTTATTATTTGACAAAATTGATAAACATAAAGCTTTTGAGAAATCTAGTTTCGACAAACTGTTTGTTAGTTCACTTGTAGGGATGATTGTTTGTGATTCAGGAAAGATAGAGCGTGCCAATCAGGCATTTTTTAAGTTACTACCATTTTGTGATGAAGACAGTTTTTCTAGTATAAATGAAATCCTTAATTTTAATAATGCCCATGAAAAAGAGAAACAGTTTGCGAGATGTTTAAATGGTCTTACAAATGAATGTGTTATTAAAGATGTAAGCTTAAAGGGTACTTCAGAATTACAGGTTAATCTTTTTGTCTCAAATATTTCAAATCTTGTGAAGAATCGCACGTTAATACAATTCGAAATCAAATCTAATACTTCTACAATGACTAATAATGGTTATTGCAAGGAATTTGATGAAGCCAGTAAACCAAGCATGGATTCTGTTTTAACAGCACGTGAGTTTGATGTATTAAAAATATCGGGGAAAGGAGTACCTGTTAAGTTAATAGCTGCAGAACTTGGTATATCTCAGCGCACCGTTGAGAAACACCGCTCAAACATCATGCGAAAAACTGATTCGGTAAATATTATTGAAGCGATTGATAAGGTTTACGGTATTTATTAA
- a CDS encoding acetyl-CoA hydrolase/transferase C-terminal domain-containing protein — translation MKNIKYVSPEEAVKVIKTGDRVHLSSVAVTPHTLIKPMVERGRNKEIHNVTIQHIHVEGQVEYANPEFEGIFHSEQFFVGGNLRKQTQAGYADYIPIFLSETQRLMRRGYLKVNVAMIMVSVPDKHGFVSLGTSVDATRAAIENADTVIAAVNPNVPRAWGDAMMHIDEIDIFVEDDIPLYVHDPAPLSEMDIKIGTNVAELVEDGACLQMGIGGIPNAVLAQLGNHKDLGVHTEMFADGILPLVEKGVITGKKKKTDPGKMVASFLMGSQALYDFVDDNPRVAMMDVAHTNHVASIRKNDKVTAINSALAIDLTGQVCADSIGITHYSGVGGQIDFIRGAGHSKKGKPIIALPSVTNKGISKISPTLLSGSGVVTTRANMHWVVTEYGKVNLYGKTLQERAKLLISIAHPDHQESLDKASFERFGPHYHYVRGE, via the coding sequence ATGAAAAATATCAAGTACGTATCGCCGGAAGAAGCCGTTAAGGTTATTAAAACCGGAGACAGAGTCCATTTAAGTAGTGTTGCCGTTACTCCTCACACCTTAATTAAACCGATGGTTGAGAGAGGTCGCAACAAAGAGATCCACAATGTAACCATTCAGCATATCCATGTAGAAGGTCAGGTTGAATATGCCAATCCTGAATTCGAAGGAATCTTTCATTCTGAACAATTTTTTGTAGGAGGAAACCTGAGAAAACAAACTCAGGCTGGTTACGCCGATTACATTCCAATTTTCTTAAGCGAAACCCAACGTTTAATGCGCAGAGGTTATTTAAAAGTAAATGTTGCCATGATTATGGTGTCAGTTCCCGACAAACATGGTTTCGTTTCGTTAGGAACTTCTGTTGATGCAACCCGCGCCGCTATAGAAAATGCCGATACAGTAATTGCAGCGGTAAACCCGAATGTTCCAAGAGCATGGGGTGATGCAATGATGCATATTGATGAAATTGATATTTTCGTTGAAGACGACATTCCTTTATATGTTCACGATCCTGCACCATTATCAGAAATGGACATTAAAATTGGTACTAATGTTGCCGAATTAGTTGAAGATGGTGCTTGTTTACAAATGGGTATTGGTGGTATTCCGAATGCTGTTTTGGCGCAATTGGGCAACCACAAAGACCTTGGAGTACATACCGAGATGTTCGCCGATGGTATTCTTCCTTTGGTTGAAAAAGGAGTTATCACTGGTAAAAAGAAAAAAACAGATCCGGGGAAAATGGTAGCATCATTCCTTATGGGATCACAAGCACTTTACGATTTTGTTGACGACAACCCACGTGTTGCTATGATGGATGTTGCACACACTAACCACGTGGCAAGCATACGTAAGAACGACAAAGTAACAGCAATCAATTCTGCATTGGCTATCGACTTAACAGGTCAGGTTTGTGCCGACTCAATTGGTATTACTCACTACTCGGGAGTTGGTGGACAAATTGACTTCATCCGTGGTGCGGGTCACTCTAAAAAAGGTAAACCAATTATTGCCCTTCCATCGGTAACTAATAAAGGTATTTCTAAAATTAGCCCAACCTTACTTTCAGGATCAGGCGTTGTAACTACTCGTGCAAACATGCATTGGGTGGTAACAGAATATGGAAAGGTTAATCTTTATGGAAAAACACTTCAGGAAAGAGCAAAACTTCTGATATCTATCGCTCACCCTGACCATCAAGAATCGTTAGACAAAGCATCGTTTGAACGATTCGGTCCACATTACCATTATGTAAGGGGTGAATAA
- the mce gene encoding methylmalonyl-CoA epimerase: protein MNISHIEHIGIAVNSLEEAIPYYEEMLGLKCYAVEEVADQKVKTAFFQVGDTKIELLESTSPDGPIGKFLEKKGQGVHHLAFAVDSVNDSLNELGEKGVQLIDKTARKGAEGLNIGFLHPKATMGVLTEICGKE, encoded by the coding sequence ATGAACATTTCACATATAGAACACATCGGGATCGCGGTAAATAGTTTAGAAGAAGCTATTCCATACTACGAAGAGATGCTGGGTCTAAAATGCTATGCCGTTGAAGAAGTGGCAGACCAAAAAGTAAAAACAGCCTTTTTCCAGGTTGGCGACACTAAAATCGAGTTATTGGAGTCAACCAGTCCTGACGGACCAATCGGAAAATTTCTGGAAAAAAAAGGACAAGGCGTACACCATCTTGCTTTTGCTGTTGACAGTGTAAACGATTCGTTGAACGAGCTTGGAGAAAAAGGCGTTCAGCTAATCGACAAAACAGCGCGAAAAGGGGCCGAAGGCTTAAACATTGGTTTCCTTCATCCAAAAGCTACCATGGGTGTATTAACCGAAATTTGTGGAAAAGAATAA
- a CDS encoding acyl-CoA carboxylase subunit beta: protein MSNQDKIKKLIDLRAEAKLGGGLKRIEAQHKKGKFTARERIELLLDEGSFEEFDMFVTHRCTNFGLEKTKFLGDGVVTGHGTIDGRVVYVFSQDFTVFGGSLSETFAQKICKVMDMAMKAGAPVIGINDSGGARIQEGVNSLAGYAEIFERNILASGVIPQISAIFGPCAGGAVYSPALTDFIMMTEQNSYMFVTGPKVVKTVTGEDISVEDLGGGKVHASKSGVAQFLVENEQEGISILRKLISYLPQNNLEDPIVTDSTDPIDRLDDALNEIIPDNPNQPYEVKDVIHTMVDYGEFLEIHRNYAKNIVVGFAKFDGQPVGIVANQPNYLAGVLDINASVKAARFVRFCDSFNIPIITLVDVPGFLPGSRQEYGGIITHGAKLMFAYGEATVPKITITLRKSYGGAHDVMSSKQLRGDLNYAWPTAEIAVMGAAGAVEVLHGRKLRDIEDAEERAKFVADHEDEYKEKFANPYQAASFGYIDDVIEPRNTRFRIIRGLQSLATKKLVNPPKKHSNIPL from the coding sequence ATGAGCAACCAGGATAAAATTAAAAAGTTAATCGACCTAAGAGCAGAAGCTAAGCTGGGTGGCGGATTGAAAAGAATTGAAGCGCAGCACAAAAAAGGCAAATTTACTGCTCGCGAAAGAATCGAACTTCTGTTAGATGAAGGAAGTTTCGAAGAATTTGACATGTTTGTTACACACCGCTGTACAAACTTCGGATTAGAAAAAACCAAATTTTTGGGCGACGGTGTTGTTACCGGTCACGGAACAATCGACGGACGCGTAGTTTATGTTTTCTCGCAAGACTTTACCGTTTTCGGAGGATCATTATCAGAAACCTTTGCACAGAAAATTTGCAAGGTAATGGATATGGCCATGAAAGCCGGAGCGCCGGTAATTGGTATCAACGACTCGGGTGGTGCACGTATTCAGGAAGGTGTGAATTCGCTGGCCGGTTATGCCGAAATCTTCGAGCGTAACATTTTGGCATCAGGAGTTATTCCACAAATCTCAGCTATTTTCGGACCATGTGCCGGTGGTGCAGTATACTCTCCTGCCCTAACCGACTTTATCATGATGACCGAGCAAAACTCGTATATGTTTGTAACCGGGCCAAAAGTTGTTAAAACAGTAACCGGCGAAGACATTTCTGTTGAAGACCTTGGTGGTGGTAAAGTTCACGCATCTAAATCAGGTGTTGCACAATTTCTTGTTGAAAACGAACAGGAAGGTATTTCGATCTTACGTAAATTGATCAGCTACCTGCCACAAAATAACCTGGAAGATCCGATTGTTACTGACAGTACCGACCCAATCGATCGTTTAGACGATGCCTTGAATGAAATCATTCCCGACAATCCGAACCAGCCTTACGAGGTTAAAGATGTTATTCATACTATGGTTGACTATGGCGAATTCCTTGAAATTCACCGTAACTATGCGAAAAACATCGTTGTTGGTTTTGCTAAATTCGACGGACAACCTGTAGGTATTGTGGCCAACCAGCCGAACTACTTAGCTGGTGTGCTCGACATTAATGCATCAGTAAAAGCTGCTCGTTTTGTGCGTTTCTGCGACTCCTTCAATATTCCAATCATCACACTTGTTGATGTTCCGGGATTCTTGCCTGGAAGCCGTCAGGAATACGGTGGTATTATTACTCACGGAGCAAAACTGATGTTTGCTTACGGCGAAGCTACTGTTCCAAAAATTACAATCACACTGCGTAAATCGTACGGTGGTGCACACGATGTAATGTCGAGTAAACAGTTGCGTGGCGACCTTAACTACGCCTGGCCAACTGCCGAAATTGCTGTTATGGGTGCAGCCGGTGCTGTTGAAGTACTTCACGGAAGGAAATTGCGCGACATTGAAGACGCCGAGGAACGTGCTAAATTTGTTGCCGACCACGAAGACGAATACAAAGAGAAGTTTGCTAATCCATATCAGGCTGCATCTTTTGGTTACATCGACGATGTTATCGAGCCTCGTAACACAAGGTTCAGAATTATTCGCGGATTACAAAGCCTTGCTACCAAGAAACTGGTTAATCCACCTAAGAAGCATTCAAATATCCCACTTTAA
- a CDS encoding OadG family protein has protein sequence MEPLSILLASSVQFGYTVAIVGFCIVFTALTCLVIVFSNAPKLINMKFNKEKLKRNKTKEKGEIKEDEDYVEGNVTAAISLALHMYFNELHDEESNIVTIKKVKKSYSPWSSKIYSVQNNWPR, from the coding sequence ATGGAACCATTATCAATTCTATTAGCCAGTTCTGTTCAGTTTGGGTACACTGTTGCAATCGTTGGATTCTGCATCGTTTTCACAGCGCTTACCTGTTTGGTTATTGTGTTTAGCAATGCTCCAAAGTTGATTAACATGAAATTCAACAAAGAGAAGCTAAAAAGAAACAAGACTAAGGAAAAGGGAGAAATTAAGGAAGACGAAGATTACGTTGAAGGTAACGTAACTGCAGCAATCAGTTTGGCCCTGCACATGTACTTTAACGAACTACACGACGAAGAGAGTAACATCGTTACCATTAAAAAGGTAAAGAAATCATACTCTCCGTGGAGTTCTAAAATTTACAGTGTACAAAACAACTGGCCGCGATAA
- a CDS encoding biotin/lipoyl-containing protein codes for MKKYKFTISGNEYDVHLKDIEDNVAELDVNGTIYEVKIHGEVKTSKTPKLIRKPVEKMPGEGQIKKSASTGKHKVTAPLPGTILKINVSVGDVVTEGQNLLVMEAMKMENQVQTTKGGEVTAIKVNVGDSVLQDDLLIEIA; via the coding sequence ATGAAAAAATATAAATTCACAATCAGTGGTAACGAATACGACGTTCATTTAAAAGACATTGAAGACAATGTTGCTGAACTGGATGTAAACGGAACCATTTACGAAGTTAAAATTCACGGAGAAGTAAAAACTTCAAAAACTCCGAAACTAATTCGGAAACCGGTTGAAAAAATGCCTGGAGAAGGACAGATTAAAAAATCAGCATCAACCGGAAAACACAAAGTAACAGCACCACTACCGGGCACAATTCTTAAAATTAATGTATCGGTTGGCGATGTGGTAACCGAAGGCCAAAACCTGTTGGTTATGGAAGCCATGAAAATGGAAAACCAGGTACAAACCACAAAAGGCGGAGAAGTTACAGCCATTAAAGTGAATGTGGGCGACAGCGTGTTGCAAGATGATCTGTTAATAGAAATTGCTTAA
- a CDS encoding sodium ion-translocating decarboxylase subunit beta, with amino-acid sequence MRKIVQLLFVLIFLAPSVYAAGQPEKLSDVITKGKWINHSDGYVPIPTYKEGEPDQKEDPTTVKRYKTFTFETDGGFLLDSAKQRYSGRYEVIGDEVELHFNTVPITELRTNKDPNQQGGYAVSTNQVKLPNRVLKINADGNLSGDGYIYERYSGAVAGLFNFYEFSGFANIAWGNIVMMIVGFIFLYLAIKYDFEPMLLIPIGFGILIGNIPMFQVADFNLKLGVYEPGSVLNILYQGVVQGWYPPLIFLGIGAMTDFSSLISNPKLMLLGAAAQIGIFLTFLGAIYLGFAAPEAGAIGIIGGADGPTAIFISSKLANGLNVLPDGTTVKNLIGPIAIAAYSYMALVPVIQPPVIRLMTTKRERLIRMKPPRAVSKTEKVLFPIIGLILTAYIAPSALPLIGMLFFGNLLKESGVTKRLANTAANPLIDAITILLGITVGASTQADVFLTPASIKIFALGAGSFVIATAGGVAGAKIMNLFLKKENKINPMIGAAGVSAVPDSARVVQGMGLKEDPTNHLLMHAMAPNVSGVIGSAVAAGILLSFLM; translated from the coding sequence ATGAGAAAAATAGTTCAATTATTATTCGTATTGATTTTTCTTGCGCCCTCAGTATATGCTGCTGGTCAGCCGGAAAAACTCAGCGATGTAATTACAAAGGGGAAATGGATAAATCATTCCGACGGATATGTACCAATTCCTACTTATAAAGAAGGAGAACCTGATCAAAAAGAGGATCCAACCACAGTAAAACGTTACAAAACGTTTACGTTTGAAACCGACGGAGGATTCCTTCTTGACTCGGCAAAACAGCGCTATTCTGGTCGTTACGAAGTTATTGGAGACGAAGTTGAGTTGCATTTCAATACCGTTCCGATTACAGAGTTGCGTACCAACAAAGATCCAAATCAACAGGGAGGCTATGCGGTATCAACGAACCAGGTAAAATTGCCTAACCGTGTTCTGAAAATTAACGCCGACGGCAACCTGTCGGGAGACGGATATATTTATGAACGCTACAGCGGAGCAGTAGCCGGTTTGTTTAACTTCTACGAATTTTCGGGATTTGCCAACATTGCCTGGGGAAACATCGTTATGATGATTGTAGGATTTATTTTCCTTTACCTGGCTATTAAGTACGATTTTGAACCGATGCTTTTGATACCAATTGGATTTGGTATTTTAATTGGTAACATTCCGATGTTCCAGGTGGCAGACTTTAACCTGAAATTGGGTGTTTACGAGCCTGGCTCGGTACTCAACATTCTTTATCAGGGTGTGGTTCAGGGATGGTATCCTCCACTTATCTTCCTTGGTATTGGAGCAATGACCGACTTTTCGTCATTGATCTCGAATCCAAAACTGATGTTACTGGGAGCAGCTGCGCAGATAGGTATTTTCCTTACGTTCCTTGGAGCGATTTATTTAGGATTTGCCGCACCTGAAGCCGGTGCAATTGGTATTATTGGTGGTGCCGACGGTCCTACAGCGATTTTCATTTCATCGAAACTGGCGAACGGATTAAATGTTCTGCCCGACGGAACCACGGTGAAAAACCTGATTGGCCCTATCGCCATTGCAGCATATTCGTATATGGCGCTTGTTCCGGTTATTCAACCACCGGTAATTCGACTAATGACTACTAAAAGAGAACGTTTGATCAGAATGAAACCTCCACGCGCGGTTTCGAAAACTGAGAAAGTACTATTCCCAATTATTGGTCTGATTCTGACAGCATACATTGCACCATCGGCTTTACCACTTATTGGTATGTTGTTCTTTGGTAACTTGCTAAAAGAATCGGGTGTAACAAAACGTTTGGCAAACACTGCAGCCAACCCACTTATCGATGCCATTACCATTTTGCTTGGTATTACCGTGGGAGCTTCAACACAAGCCGACGTATTCCTTACTCCTGCATCAATTAAGATCTTTGCATTAGGTGCTGGCTCGTTCGTTATTGCAACAGCGGGTGGTGTTGCCGGAGCTAAAATCATGAACCTGTTCCTGAAAAAAGAGAACAAGATCAATCCAATGATTGGAGCAGCCGGCGTATCTGCAGTACCTGATAGCGCAAGGGTTGTTCAAGGTATGGGATTAAAAGAAGACCCAACCAACCACTTGTTAATGCACGCTATGGCACCAAACGTTTCAGGTGTTATTGGTTCGGCAGTAGCAGCAGGTATTTTGTTGAGTTTCCTGATGTAA
- a CDS encoding YbaK/EbsC family protein, producing the protein MPVKKLKAFLDENDVKYIVIRHSSAFTAQEIAAKSHISGKEFAKTVIVNVDGKMAMTVLPASYQVDFELLKDIFGTPHISLASEAEFQRFFPDCEIGAMPPFGNLYDMEVFVAETLAEDEEIAFNAGTHTEMIKMSYADFERLVEPRVFKFSWKTVSMPGDPSERWAFE; encoded by the coding sequence ATGCCAGTAAAAAAACTTAAAGCATTTCTTGATGAAAACGATGTAAAGTACATTGTAATCCGGCATTCAAGTGCCTTTACCGCTCAGGAAATCGCAGCAAAAAGTCACATTTCGGGTAAAGAGTTTGCAAAAACTGTAATTGTAAATGTTGATGGGAAAATGGCTATGACTGTACTTCCTGCTTCGTATCAGGTTGATTTTGAACTGTTGAAAGATATCTTCGGAACGCCACATATTAGTTTGGCAAGTGAAGCTGAATTTCAACGTTTCTTCCCTGACTGTGAAATAGGAGCGATGCCACCTTTTGGCAACCTTTACGATATGGAGGTTTTTGTGGCCGAAACGCTTGCTGAAGATGAAGAAATTGCATTTAATGCAGGCACTCACACCGAAATGATTAAAATGAGCTATGCAGATTTTGAACGTCTGGTTGAACCACGGGTATTTAAATTTTCGTGGAAAACAGTTTCTATGCCGGGCGATCCGAGCGAAAGGTGGGCATTTGAATGA
- a CDS encoding nuclear transport factor 2 family protein: MSNLDVLKKGYQLFAEGNIEAVLELWDEKIVWHECPGFPFIEDEGVFVGGQAIVEGVLSKLPTHYDDFNIEIHDFVDGGDKIVMVGYYTGVWKATGKRFKANATHTWTFNKDGKPNAFFQAVDTALIINP, from the coding sequence ATGAGTAATCTTGACGTATTAAAAAAAGGCTATCAGTTATTTGCCGAAGGCAACATTGAAGCCGTTCTTGAACTTTGGGACGAAAAAATAGTATGGCACGAGTGCCCAGGCTTCCCATTTATTGAAGACGAGGGAGTCTTTGTAGGGGGGCAGGCAATTGTTGAGGGTGTCTTATCCAAATTACCGACCCACTATGATGATTTTAATATTGAAATCCATGATTTTGTTGACGGTGGTGACAAAATTGTTATGGTTGGATACTACACGGGAGTGTGGAAAGCAACCGGCAAACGTTTTAAAGCCAATGCTACACATACATGGACATTTAATAAAGACGGAAAACCAAATGCCTTTTTTCAGGCTGTTGATACCGCTTTAATCATCAATCCGTAA
- a CDS encoding short chain dehydrogenase — MKIVVIGGQGTIGGAVARHFKKKHEVITASRNSGDVQVDMESSVSIKGMFETIGKVDAIVNCAGATKWGPFAELSEEDFYVGLRGKLMGQVNIVRIGKDYLNEGGSITLTTGVLADDPVFGATNSAMANNAIHGFVLAVSQEHRNEFRLNVVSPELVEDSAERLGNAFPGHTPVSMQKVAKGYERSVEGLRTGEIIRVYE, encoded by the coding sequence ATGAAAATAGTAGTTATTGGAGGACAAGGAACAATTGGCGGTGCTGTTGCCAGGCATTTTAAAAAAAAGCACGAGGTGATTACCGCCAGCCGAAATAGTGGCGATGTACAGGTTGATATGGAAAGTTCTGTTTCGATAAAAGGTATGTTTGAAACGATCGGTAAAGTTGATGCCATTGTAAATTGCGCCGGAGCTACAAAATGGGGACCTTTTGCCGAACTCTCGGAAGAGGACTTTTATGTGGGCCTCAGGGGCAAACTGATGGGACAGGTAAATATTGTTCGAATTGGGAAGGACTACTTAAACGAAGGTGGTTCAATCACCTTAACAACCGGTGTTTTGGCTGACGATCCGGTCTTTGGAGCAACCAATTCGGCTATGGCAAATAATGCCATCCACGGGTTTGTATTAGCAGTTTCGCAGGAACATCGGAATGAATTCCGGCTAAATGTGGTATCTCCCGAACTGGTTGAAGATTCGGCAGAACGACTTGGAAATGCATTCCCGGGGCACACGCCTGTTTCGATGCAGAAAGTAGCAAAGGGCTACGAGCGAAGTGTTGAAGGTCTGCGAACAGGAGAGATCATTCGCGTTTACGAGTAA